Proteins encoded by one window of Synergistales bacterium:
- a CDS encoding B12-binding domain-containing protein gives MEQRSQTFREALLAMERDHAHMLAESGFDTSNPLEFIETVMVPALESIGQGWEQGTVSLSQVYMSGRICETIIDNLLPSGSVPARPHPPMALAVLEDFHMLGKRLVGSVLKANRFDPFDYGQIQTEDLVSRVLRDRIEILLLSTLMLPSALQVKEVLRLLTEEEWKGSVIVGGAPFRFDDQLWREVGADATAHRASDVPGILSRFEGVSS, from the coding sequence ATGGAACAGAGGAGCCAAACGTTCCGGGAAGCGCTGCTCGCCATGGAAAGAGACCATGCACACATGCTTGCCGAAAGCGGCTTCGATACCTCAAACCCGCTGGAATTCATTGAAACCGTCATGGTCCCGGCGCTCGAGTCCATCGGTCAGGGCTGGGAGCAGGGGACGGTCTCACTCTCCCAGGTCTACATGAGCGGACGGATCTGCGAGACCATCATCGACAACCTCCTCCCTTCGGGTTCTGTTCCGGCGCGGCCGCATCCCCCTATGGCTCTGGCGGTCCTCGAAGACTTCCACATGCTGGGCAAGCGGCTCGTCGGTTCCGTGCTCAAGGCGAACCGCTTTGACCCCTTCGATTACGGGCAGATCCAAACCGAAGATCTGGTCAGCCGGGTACTCCGGGACCGCATCGAGATCCTTCTGCTCTCCACGCTCATGCTTCCCTCGGCACTGCAGGTCAAGGAGGTCCTGCGGCTTCTGACCGAGGAGGAATGGAAGGGCAGCGTCATCGTCGGCGGGGCACCCTTCCGCTTTGACGACCAGCTTTGGCGCGAGGTGGGCGCAGACGCCACGGCCCACCGGGCCTCCGATGTCCCGGGGATACTCAGCCGATTTGAAGGGGTTTCGTCATGA
- a CDS encoding TRAP transporter large permease yields MEIGVFAALVLFITTLTLGLPLGWVFLIGTISGILAMGGSLDFTATTFYHSIDNYVLMAIAFFIFAGSLISSTSLADRIVRFSHALVGKVRGGLVLVGIVATVILSSLTGSSLPTISALIPLLVPRLAKLGYKKSYTTAVLCSSSFMGYLIPPSVPALIYCMVAQQSVAALFLATVIPGLLLALGYAILNYIICPRYMLPVAETEAGETQTSRLRELGQSTWSALPALGVPIVILVGIYGGIFTPNEAGAVAVVYCLFIGLFIYRDLNRRSLTEALHSSVLTQGMLGLLLGAGTVFTRFLIRQGAAQDFASMMLGMFDEKVLVLLSVNLFLLILGMFIDGIPILILAVPMVLPLMKELDVNLIHLGAIVIVNVGLGVVTPPYAISIFVGQRLSGVGYGELVRPMLLFLLIVGIPVLLLTTYIPALSCWLPEFILGPRFVGPW; encoded by the coding sequence ATGGAAATAGGAGTCTTCGCCGCACTGGTGTTGTTCATCACCACCCTCACCCTGGGGCTCCCGCTGGGCTGGGTCTTTCTGATCGGGACCATCTCGGGGATACTCGCCATGGGGGGATCGCTGGATTTCACGGCCACCACCTTCTACCACTCCATCGACAACTATGTGCTGATGGCCATCGCCTTTTTCATCTTCGCGGGCAGCCTGATCTCCTCCACCAGCCTGGCCGACCGGATCGTCCGGTTTTCCCACGCCCTGGTGGGCAAGGTGCGGGGCGGACTGGTTCTGGTGGGGATCGTGGCCACCGTCATCCTCAGTTCGCTCACCGGTTCCTCGCTGCCCACCATCTCGGCTCTGATCCCTCTGCTCGTCCCGCGGCTCGCCAAGCTGGGGTACAAAAAGAGCTACACCACGGCCGTCCTCTGTTCCTCCAGCTTCATGGGCTATCTGATCCCCCCCAGTGTCCCCGCGCTGATCTACTGTATGGTGGCCCAACAGTCCGTGGCGGCCCTCTTTCTGGCCACCGTGATCCCCGGACTGCTCCTGGCCCTGGGATACGCCATCCTCAACTACATCATCTGCCCCCGCTACATGCTCCCCGTGGCGGAGACGGAGGCGGGGGAGACACAGACATCCCGGCTCCGCGAGCTTGGACAGTCCACCTGGTCGGCCCTGCCCGCCCTGGGTGTCCCCATCGTCATTCTCGTGGGGATCTACGGCGGCATCTTCACGCCCAACGAGGCGGGCGCGGTGGCCGTGGTCTACTGCCTCTTCATCGGGCTCTTTATCTACCGGGACCTGAACCGGCGCTCCCTCACGGAGGCCCTCCACTCCTCGGTGCTGACCCAGGGGATGCTGGGGCTGCTCCTCGGGGCGGGGACGGTCTTCACCCGGTTTCTGATCCGTCAGGGGGCCGCCCAGGATTTCGCGAGCATGATGCTGGGCATGTTCGACGAAAAGGTGCTGGTGCTGCTCTCCGTCAATCTCTTTCTCCTCATCCTCGGCATGTTCATCGACGGGATCCCCATCCTCATCCTCGCGGTCCCCATGGTCCTTCCGCTGATGAAGGAACTGGACGTGAACCTCATCCACCTGGGGGCCATCGTGATCGTGAATGTCGGCCTGGGCGTGGTCACGCCGCCCTACGCCATCTCGATCTTTGTGGGACAGCGACTCTCGGGGGTGGGCTACGGGGAACTGGTGCGGCCCATGCTGCTCTTCCTTCTCATTGTCGGCATCCCCGTCCTTCTGCTCACCACCTATATCCCGGCGCTCTCCTGCTGGCTTCCCGAGTTTATCCTCGGCCCCCGGTTCGTGGGGCCCTGGTGA
- a CDS encoding amidohydrolase, which produces LMAAVDTITLSVLGEGGHGAIPHRTRDAIVAAAAVVQNLQTIVSRRISPFDQAVVSLGTIHGGQANNVIADRVDLTGTVRTYDAATRAAMPELLEGIVTHTCQGLGTTGELDYRFDLPPLVNDPHCAEVVKEVASDMLGRENVVEAQPSGGGEDFAIYLEHVPGAFFFLGVSPTEEPSPEWHSPRFDVDESCLQVGAAVLARTARDYLRRRS; this is translated from the coding sequence CTCATGGCCGCCGTGGACACGATCACCCTCTCCGTGCTCGGCGAAGGCGGGCACGGCGCCATTCCGCACCGTACGCGGGACGCCATCGTCGCCGCAGCGGCGGTGGTCCAGAACCTCCAGACCATCGTGAGCCGCAGGATCTCCCCCTTCGACCAGGCGGTGGTCTCCCTGGGCACCATCCACGGCGGGCAGGCCAACAATGTCATCGCCGACCGGGTGGACCTCACCGGGACGGTGCGCACCTACGACGCCGCAACCCGCGCAGCCATGCCGGAGCTGCTGGAAGGCATCGTCACCCACACCTGCCAGGGCCTGGGCACCACCGGAGAGCTGGACTACCGCTTCGACCTCCCGCCGCTGGTCAACGACCCGCACTGCGCGGAGGTCGTCAAAGAGGTCGCATCCGATATGCTGGGAAGGGAAAACGTGGTGGAAGCACAGCCCAGCGGCGGGGGCGAGGACTTCGCCATCTATCTCGAGCATGTGCCGGGGGCGTTCTTCTTCCTCGGCGTCAGCCCTACGGAGGAGCCCTCGCCGGAGTGGCACAGTCCGCGGTTCGATGTGGACGAGTCCTGCCTGCAGGTTGGGGCCGCCGTTCTGGCCCGGACGGCACGGGACTACCTCCGGCGCCGCAGCTGA
- a CDS encoding TRAP transporter substrate-binding protein, whose translation MEREAETVKGIVHNTALRLVFIAVIAVCILAGGSGIPAQAAEYEWKMAMPWPVPAQDSVHEAFIEQVEEATDGRIEITYFPDGQLGTHDEIFHSVQSGSIELGYFAPYVHLVPGGILNWMPWAVMSWDAARMAFDKEDGILWEVMQEAYGEVGMTMLYQASYGPYGLGNNVRPLKSPADLKNLKLRVSGSLGPVRMLQHMGEGTGMTLETVPWADLYDALAKGVVDGCWSMWPSLIELRHAEVLTYYSDLNFLWDINNIVINRELWEELPDDLKAALDEAATEAQAALFDKMQGEIDKFIEELKAREDFHITFLTDKQREVFREASDMGPVWDELCKPWLDEHYPDQNMTEKVRKELRRINEKAIAEKAAN comes from the coding sequence ATGGAGAGGGAGGCGGAAACAGTGAAAGGAATCGTGCACAACACGGCGTTGCGGTTGGTGTTCATCGCGGTGATCGCGGTCTGTATTCTGGCCGGAGGGTCCGGCATCCCGGCCCAGGCTGCGGAGTATGAATGGAAGATGGCCATGCCCTGGCCGGTACCGGCCCAGGACTCGGTCCACGAGGCCTTTATCGAGCAGGTGGAGGAGGCAACGGACGGGAGGATCGAGATCACCTACTTCCCCGACGGCCAGCTCGGCACCCACGACGAGATCTTCCACTCCGTGCAGAGCGGCTCTATCGAGCTCGGCTACTTCGCCCCCTATGTCCATCTGGTGCCCGGCGGGATCCTCAACTGGATGCCCTGGGCCGTCATGAGCTGGGACGCCGCCAGGATGGCCTTCGACAAGGAGGATGGCATCCTCTGGGAGGTCATGCAGGAGGCCTACGGCGAGGTCGGCATGACCATGCTCTACCAGGCCTCCTACGGCCCCTACGGACTGGGCAACAACGTCAGACCCCTCAAGAGCCCGGCGGATCTGAAAAACCTCAAACTCCGCGTCTCCGGCTCCCTCGGGCCGGTCCGGATGCTCCAGCACATGGGCGAGGGAACGGGCATGACCCTGGAAACGGTGCCCTGGGCCGACCTCTACGACGCCCTGGCCAAGGGTGTGGTCGACGGCTGCTGGAGCATGTGGCCCTCGCTCATCGAGCTGCGCCATGCCGAGGTGCTGACCTACTACTCGGACCTCAACTTCCTCTGGGACATCAACAACATCGTGATCAACAGGGAACTCTGGGAAGAGCTCCCCGACGACCTGAAAGCCGCACTCGACGAGGCCGCAACGGAAGCACAGGCGGCGCTCTTCGACAAGATGCAGGGGGAGATCGACAAGTTCATCGAGGAGCTGAAGGCCCGGGAGGATTTCCATATCACCTTCCTCACCGACAAACAGCGCGAGGTCTTCCGTGAAGCCTCGGACATGGGGCCCGTCTGGGACGAGCTCTGCAAACCCTGGCTGGATGAGCACTACCCCGACCAGAACATGACCGAGAAGGTGCGGAAGGAACTCCGGCGGATCAACGAGAAGGCCATCGCCGAGAAGGCGGCCAACTAA
- a CDS encoding D-aminoacylase → MEHSFDVILKGGRILDGTGNPSYVADIGIRDGEIARIGHIHDEAGETTDLCGQVVAPGFIDIHNHCDHTIQAYPDAENYIRQGVTTLIGGNCGISMMPLTADSAAPARQYLSPFLAPGCDYGWDWRNVGGFAEKVEAQGITPNLGFLVGHGTLRLAVKGFAGTALTPGEMDTMKALLAEAMEEGAFGLSAGLIYAPGSYADTAELSGIASLLKAYDGLFAVHVRNESTMLNESIEEAVRVAGESGANLEISHLKAGGRPNWGKVHGALAILEEAREQGINATCDAYPYPAGMTTITALLPPGVLEGGVDRMLERLGDRDSRQAITRELQGTAGFENWIRNLGFENITIAGCPPAPRYEGMRLADILAERPGDPYEAFFDWMLEIGGDATMVLFSLYEGDVETVLAHPLSCVISDGWITSPRTGGRPHPRGYGTYPRFLGRYVRERRLLRLEEAVRKITSLPARIMGITDRGMVREGYRADLVTFDPAAIRDTATFDDPHRFPEGIDLVMVNGTAAVRRGELTGARPGQIVRRRNRR, encoded by the coding sequence ATGGAGCACAGCTTTGACGTTATTCTGAAAGGCGGCCGCATTCTCGACGGCACGGGGAATCCCTCCTACGTGGCCGATATCGGGATCCGCGACGGAGAGATCGCCCGGATCGGCCACATCCATGACGAAGCGGGCGAAACGACGGACCTCTGCGGACAGGTGGTGGCCCCGGGCTTCATCGACATCCACAACCACTGCGACCACACCATCCAGGCCTACCCCGACGCGGAGAACTACATCAGACAGGGGGTCACCACCCTCATCGGCGGCAACTGCGGCATCTCCATGATGCCCCTGACGGCCGATTCCGCCGCACCGGCCAGGCAGTACCTCTCGCCCTTCCTCGCACCGGGATGCGACTACGGCTGGGACTGGAGGAATGTCGGCGGCTTCGCGGAGAAGGTGGAAGCCCAGGGCATCACACCGAACCTGGGGTTTCTCGTCGGCCACGGGACACTGCGGCTCGCCGTCAAGGGCTTCGCCGGCACGGCGCTGACCCCCGGGGAGATGGACACAATGAAGGCCCTCCTCGCCGAGGCCATGGAGGAGGGGGCCTTCGGCCTCTCGGCGGGACTGATCTACGCCCCCGGCAGCTACGCCGACACCGCCGAACTGAGCGGGATCGCATCTCTCCTCAAGGCATACGACGGCCTCTTCGCCGTGCATGTCAGAAACGAGAGCACCATGCTCAACGAATCCATCGAGGAGGCGGTCCGGGTGGCCGGGGAGAGCGGGGCCAACCTGGAGATCTCCCACCTCAAGGCGGGGGGACGGCCCAACTGGGGAAAGGTCCACGGGGCGCTGGCCATCCTGGAGGAGGCCCGTGAACAAGGCATCAACGCCACCTGCGACGCCTATCCCTACCCCGCCGGGATGACCACCATCACCGCCCTGCTCCCGCCAGGGGTGCTGGAAGGCGGTGTGGACAGGATGCTGGAACGCCTGGGCGACCGGGATTCCCGCCAGGCCATCACCAGAGAACTCCAGGGGACGGCGGGGTTCGAAAACTGGATCCGGAATCTGGGGTTCGAAAACATCACCATCGCGGGCTGCCCGCCGGCACCGCGGTACGAGGGGATGCGTCTCGCGGACATCCTGGCGGAACGCCCCGGCGATCCCTACGAGGCCTTTTTCGACTGGATGCTGGAGATCGGCGGCGACGCCACCATGGTGCTCTTCAGCCTCTACGAGGGCGACGTCGAAACCGTGCTGGCCCATCCGCTCTCCTGCGTCATCTCCGACGGCTGGATCACCTCGCCCCGGACCGGAGGAAGGCCCCACCCCCGCGGCTACGGCACCTACCCCCGCTTTCTGGGACGTTACGTGCGGGAGCGCCGTCTGCTGCGGCTGGAGGAGGCCGTCCGGAAGATCACCTCGCTGCCGGCGCGGATCATGGGGATCACCGACCGCGGCATGGTCCGGGAGGGCTACCGGGCGGATCTGGTGACCTTCGACCCCGCCGCCATCCGGGACACGGCGACCTTCGACGATCCCCACCGCTTCCCCGAGGGGATCGATCTGGTCATGGTCAACGGAACCGCCGCCGTCCGCCGCGGGGAACTGACGGGCGCACGTCCCGGACAGATCGTCCGGCGGCGGAACCGCCGATAG
- a CDS encoding MCP four helix bundle domain-containing protein: MFRNLKLGTKLILGFSAVAVITLILGLAGYFGAVQNQEAVTEIGVVRLPSVENLLIIDREAEGVNAVLQALANPALPRQERQAAYEKLRQSREIYQKAWDTYAPLPQTEKEAKVWDQFVPAWERWAEADNRYLELNREIDEIGIDNPTNLLWRLETFRADHYALEKKVLLLINQGREFSGGEDDTACRFGKWLTTFSTSSRELQELIAYMRTPHARFHEAVRLIKEAVAAGSTNKAMRLYTNEMDPASDQVFEYFNQLIGLAEEVKALQQEAQALLSGAVTTRMEEAQRLLDQLVEINGEIAAHEVEGARSQASFMKTFTLVAAIIGVLLAMALGVLITRSITKPIHRIIGELNEGSGQVTAASGQISSASQSLAEGSNEQAASIEETSSSIEEMSSMTKQNADNAREADRLMKESRKVVGQANDSMGKLTSSMEEITKASEDTSKIVKTIDEIAFQTNILALNAAVEAARAGDAGSGFAVVAEEVRNLAQRAADAARDTASLIDGTVKRVHEGSGLVTTTNEAFGQVADSATKVASLVGEIAGASKEQAQGISQINKAVSELDQVTQQNASNAEESASAAEELNAQAEQLKLMVNDLVALVGSRDTEEDKADRTGRKNTRNQTAADASPPDGDGEEEE; this comes from the coding sequence ATGTTCAGGAATCTCAAACTCGGCACAAAGCTCATTCTCGGGTTTTCCGCTGTTGCCGTGATCACGCTGATACTGGGTCTCGCCGGATACTTCGGTGCGGTGCAGAACCAGGAGGCGGTGACCGAAATCGGTGTGGTGCGGCTCCCCAGCGTGGAAAACCTCCTGATCATCGACCGGGAGGCCGAAGGCGTCAACGCCGTCCTGCAGGCACTGGCCAATCCCGCCTTGCCGCGGCAGGAACGCCAGGCCGCCTACGAGAAACTCCGGCAATCCAGAGAGATCTACCAGAAGGCCTGGGACACCTATGCGCCTCTGCCGCAGACGGAAAAGGAGGCCAAGGTGTGGGACCAGTTCGTCCCCGCCTGGGAACGCTGGGCCGAGGCCGACAACAGGTATCTGGAGCTGAACAGAGAGATCGACGAGATCGGCATCGACAACCCCACCAACCTCCTCTGGCGCCTGGAGACCTTCCGGGCCGACCACTACGCGCTGGAAAAGAAGGTCCTCCTGCTGATCAACCAGGGGCGGGAATTCTCCGGGGGAGAAGACGACACCGCCTGCCGGTTCGGCAAGTGGCTGACCACCTTCTCCACATCCAGCCGGGAACTCCAGGAGCTCATCGCCTATATGCGCACGCCCCACGCACGCTTCCACGAGGCCGTAAGGCTCATCAAGGAGGCCGTCGCCGCGGGGAGCACCAACAAGGCGATGCGTCTCTACACCAACGAGATGGATCCCGCCTCCGACCAGGTCTTTGAGTACTTCAACCAGCTGATCGGCCTCGCCGAAGAGGTGAAAGCCCTCCAGCAGGAGGCGCAAGCCCTGCTCTCCGGTGCCGTGACCACCAGGATGGAAGAGGCCCAGCGGCTTCTGGACCAGCTGGTGGAGATCAACGGCGAGATCGCCGCCCACGAGGTGGAGGGAGCCCGCTCCCAGGCCTCCTTCATGAAGACCTTCACCCTCGTCGCCGCCATTATCGGCGTCCTGCTGGCCATGGCGCTGGGCGTTTTGATCACCCGCTCCATCACCAAACCGATCCACAGGATCATCGGGGAGCTCAACGAGGGATCCGGACAGGTCACCGCCGCCTCCGGCCAGATCTCCTCGGCCAGTCAGTCCCTGGCCGAAGGGAGCAACGAACAGGCCGCCTCCATCGAGGAGACCTCCTCGTCGATAGAGGAGATGTCCTCCATGACCAAACAGAACGCCGACAACGCCAGAGAGGCGGACCGGCTGATGAAGGAATCCCGGAAGGTGGTCGGGCAGGCCAACGACTCCATGGGCAAGCTCACGTCCTCCATGGAGGAGATCACCAAGGCCAGCGAAGACACCTCCAAGATCGTCAAGACCATCGACGAGATCGCCTTCCAGACCAACATCCTGGCCCTGAATGCCGCCGTCGAGGCCGCCCGCGCCGGCGACGCCGGTTCCGGATTCGCCGTGGTGGCCGAGGAGGTGCGCAACCTCGCCCAGCGGGCCGCCGACGCCGCCCGGGACACCGCATCGCTGATCGACGGCACGGTGAAAAGGGTCCACGAGGGATCGGGGCTTGTCACCACCACCAACGAGGCCTTCGGGCAGGTGGCGGACAGCGCCACCAAGGTCGCCTCGCTGGTCGGCGAGATCGCCGGGGCATCCAAAGAACAGGCCCAGGGCATCTCCCAGATCAACAAGGCGGTGAGCGAACTGGACCAGGTGACCCAGCAGAACGCCTCCAACGCCGAGGAATCCGCCTCGGCCGCCGAAGAGCTGAACGCCCAGGCCGAGCAGCTGAAGCTCATGGTCAACGACCTGGTGGCCCTGGTGGGCAGCCGCGACACGGAGGAAGACAAGGCGGACAGAACAGGGCGGAAAAACACCCGGAACCAGACAGCCGCGGACGCCTCACCCCCCGACGGAGACGGGGAGGAAGAGGAGTAG
- a CDS encoding TRAP transporter small permease subunit — MRGLSQLLNRAFAVLSKVEDIICYTAILTVTFLVFFKVLNRYLFRFEIMWIGDFTLYLFIFYVFAAILFTTRENGHTSVEVVAHMIYNKAPQLEKPYTITLRLVSILTACIFTIPVFHFAARSMKYPQYGTLCRWFNTSWLMQAMFVMIVLVVAHLLRSLMVDLYARPRQAGNGGE, encoded by the coding sequence ATGCGCGGGCTCTCTCAACTGCTGAACAGAGCGTTTGCGGTGCTCTCCAAAGTGGAGGACATCATCTGTTATACGGCAATACTGACTGTTACCTTTCTTGTCTTTTTCAAGGTCCTCAACCGGTATCTCTTCCGGTTTGAAATCATGTGGATCGGAGACTTCACGCTCTATCTGTTTATCTTCTATGTCTTCGCGGCGATCCTCTTCACGACCCGGGAGAACGGCCACACCTCCGTGGAGGTGGTGGCGCACATGATCTACAACAAGGCGCCCCAGCTCGAAAAACCCTACACCATCACGCTGCGGCTGGTCTCCATCCTGACGGCCTGTATCTTCACCATCCCGGTTTTCCACTTCGCCGCCAGGAGCATGAAGTACCCGCAGTACGGAACGCTCTGCCGGTGGTTCAACACCAGCTGGCTCATGCAGGCCATGTTCGTGATGATTGTGCTGGTGGTGGCCCACCTGCTCCGTTCGCTGATGGTCGATCTCTACGCCAGGCCCCGGCAGGCGGGCAACGGTGGGGAATAG